One genomic window of Aricia agestis chromosome 7, ilAriAges1.1, whole genome shotgun sequence includes the following:
- the LOC121728750 gene encoding thymidylate synthase, protein MSLSNGSTTKHEEYQYLNLVKQIIETGSKRGDRTGVGTLSIFGAMQRYSLRDNILPLLTTKRVFTRGVIEELLWIISGSTDSKALAGKNVHIWDANGSRAFLDNLGFTERSEGDLGPVYGFQWRHCGAEYKDEKTNYAGQGIDQLQNVINTIKNNPDDRRILMCAWNPPDLPKMALPPCHCLVQFYVSNGELSCLMYQRSADMGLGVPFNIASYSLLTHMIAHITNLKPGEFIHTTGDTHVYLNHVEPLKQQMEREPRPFPTLKFEREIKSIDDFKFEDFIIENYKPHPKIDMEMAV, encoded by the exons ATGTCTTTATCAAATGGTTCTACTACAAAACATGAAGAATATCAATATTTGAACTTGGTAAAACAAATTATCGAAACAG GTAGCAAAAGAGGTGATAGAACAGGTGTTGGAACCTTATCTATATTCGGGGCTATGCAGAGATACTCTTTAAGGGATAACATTTTACCATTATTGACCACAAAGAGAGTTTTTACTAGAGGCGTAATAGAAGAGCTACTTTGGATAATATCTGGTTCTACAGATAGCAAAGCCCTTGCTGGTAAAAATGTACATATTTGGGATGCTAATGGATCTAGAGCGTTTTTAGACAACCTAGGTTTTACTGAAAGATCAGAAG GGGATCTTGGTCCAGTTTATGGTTTTCAATGGAGACACTGTGGTGCAGAATATAAAGATGAAAAAACTAATTACGCGGGACAAGGAATTGATCAATTACAGAATGTTATAAATACTATAAA aaaTAACCCAGATGACCGAAGGATACTTATGTGTGCATGGAATCCACCAGATTTACCAAAAATGGCTTTGCCACCGTGCCACTGTCTCGTGCAGTTCTATGTATCTAATGGGGAGCTCTCCTGTCTTATGTATCAAAGAAGTGCAGATATGGGTTTAGGTGTACCATTTAATATAGCAAGTTACTCTCTGCTGACACATATGATTGCACATATAACTAATTTAAAG CCTGGTGAGTTTATCCACACGACAGGTGACACTCATGTTTATTTGAACCATGTAGAACCACTGAAACAACAGATGGAAAGGGAACCTCGGCCTTTCCCAACATTGAAGTTTGAACGTGAAATAAAATCAATTGATGACTTTAAATTTGAGGATTTCataattgaaaattataaaCCTCATCCAAAAATCGATATGGAAATGGCTGTATAA